The Hymenobacter sp. GOD-10R genome includes a window with the following:
- a CDS encoding isoprenyl transferase — MASRSEIDSHNIPAHVAVIMDGNGRWAKQKGGLRIFGHQSAITAVRETVESAAELGVRFLTLYAFSTENWNRPKHEVMALMQLLVHTIRQETPTLLKNSIRLQAIGQISSLPSSCQQELAEAMELTKAGTRMTLVLALSYSGRWDLTQAAQRMAADAAAGKLQAAEINEHTVSQYLTTAGMPDPELLIRTSGEQRISNFLLWQLAYTELYITNLLWPDFRKEHFYDAIQAYQRRERRFGKTSEQLTVS; from the coding sequence ATGGCCTCCCGGTCCGAAATTGACTCCCATAATATACCCGCTCATGTTGCCGTTATTATGGACGGCAACGGCCGCTGGGCAAAGCAGAAAGGTGGATTGCGCATCTTTGGACACCAGAGTGCAATAACGGCCGTTCGAGAAACAGTAGAATCTGCTGCAGAGCTAGGAGTGCGATTCCTAACCTTGTATGCTTTTTCAACTGAAAACTGGAACCGGCCAAAGCATGAGGTGATGGCGTTGATGCAACTCTTGGTACACACCATTCGCCAGGAGACACCAACGTTACTTAAGAATAGCATACGCTTACAAGCAATAGGTCAGATCAGTAGTCTCCCTAGTTCTTGTCAACAAGAACTGGCCGAAGCTATGGAGCTGACAAAAGCTGGTACACGCATGACGCTGGTGTTAGCGCTGAGCTACAGTGGGCGTTGGGATTTGACGCAAGCGGCTCAGCGTATGGCTGCAGATGCGGCGGCTGGTAAGCTGCAAGCGGCTGAAATAAACGAGCATACCGTCAGCCAGTATCTTACTACGGCTGGTATGCCCGATCCAGAATTGCTGATTCGCACTAGTGGCGAACAGCGCATCAGTAACTTTCTGCTTTGGCAGCTAGCTTATACTGAATTGTACATCACGAATCTGCTGTGGCCGGATTTCCGGAAGGAGCACTTCTACGACGCCATACAAGCGTACCAACGCCGGGAACGGCGCTTTGGCAAAACTAGTGAACAGCTAACCGTTTCGTAA
- a CDS encoding DUF6089 family protein yields the protein MTKLVLRSALLACFVQAGSVFFASSVSAQNTSELGVGFGGLTYKGELSPNYQFKNNRPAFTIFYRRDVSAPVTLRGALLGGLLRADDGNVKGEGGTVLPLPAYRQANMKGSLLELSGALEYNFYDYHNRRDKVHFTPYVFIGIAGFYANTETKTNNAALAGELNKSGSMLGISVPAGIGFKYAMSRRWNLGLEVGARKAFTDNLDHISKQSPLIANSHDKDWYFYNGLSVSYTFYKIRCPEDSPIVKK from the coding sequence ATGACAAAATTGGTTCTCCGTTCAGCACTCCTTGCTTGCTTTGTGCAAGCAGGGAGTGTTTTTTTTGCTTCTTCAGTATCTGCTCAAAATACTAGCGAGCTAGGAGTGGGCTTTGGTGGGCTTACCTATAAAGGCGAGTTGTCACCTAATTATCAGTTTAAGAATAACCGGCCAGCCTTTACTATATTTTATCGGAGAGACGTATCAGCGCCTGTTACCTTACGAGGAGCGCTGTTAGGTGGCCTGTTGAGGGCTGACGATGGTAACGTAAAAGGGGAGGGGGGAACTGTACTGCCACTGCCTGCTTACCGTCAAGCCAACATGAAAGGAAGCCTGCTTGAGCTATCAGGGGCTCTTGAGTATAACTTCTATGATTATCATAACCGGCGCGATAAGGTACACTTCACCCCGTATGTGTTTATTGGCATCGCAGGTTTCTATGCTAACACCGAAACGAAAACTAACAACGCTGCGTTGGCAGGCGAACTGAACAAGAGTGGCAGTATGTTGGGTATTTCTGTGCCAGCAGGTATCGGCTTCAAGTATGCCATGTCGCGGCGCTGGAACCTAGGCTTGGAAGTAGGCGCTCGTAAAGCTTTTACGGATAACTTAGATCATATCAGCAAGCAGAGCCCATTAATTGCTAATAGCCACGACAAAGATTGGTATTTCTACAACGGTCTGAGTGTCTCATATACCTTCTACAAGATTCGTTGCCCTGAGGACTCACCAATTGTTAAGAAGTAA
- a CDS encoding DUF6089 family protein produces MKQIFTHTLGLLLAVSLVATEADAQQFTKRKQYNSVGITLNAMNYFGDIVPKASFASFRVAASRPNVGINVTRRFAPRISGRASFAYGRITAEDSKAADQNDPDARYRYNRNMNVRNDIFELSAVGIFDLIENRNNYLKRPDFVPYVFAGVAVFHHAPKGLVQGGNTGGLSTDSYIDLQPLQTEGTSYSKTQISIPFGGGVRYKLNKSFDIGLEIGWRKTFTDYLDDVSGNYIERSRLVTPAAQYFGHDNVRNTTDFTNFNEPGQMRGKGNEKDWYIVTGLTLNYILAPRVKSPKFR; encoded by the coding sequence ATGAAGCAAATTTTCACTCATACTTTAGGTCTGCTTCTAGCAGTTTCGCTAGTCGCAACTGAGGCTGATGCGCAACAGTTTACTAAGCGGAAACAATACAATTCTGTGGGCATAACGCTGAATGCCATGAACTACTTCGGCGATATTGTTCCTAAAGCTAGCTTCGCAAGCTTCCGAGTAGCTGCTTCACGTCCAAACGTGGGTATCAACGTCACGCGTCGCTTTGCACCACGTATTTCGGGTCGTGCTTCTTTTGCCTATGGTCGTATCACAGCTGAAGACTCCAAGGCGGCTGACCAAAACGACCCGGATGCACGCTACCGCTACAACCGGAACATGAACGTTCGAAATGACATCTTCGAACTATCTGCCGTCGGAATCTTTGATCTAATCGAAAACCGGAACAACTATCTCAAGCGTCCTGACTTTGTTCCTTACGTATTTGCCGGGGTAGCAGTGTTTCACCACGCGCCTAAAGGCTTAGTGCAAGGCGGTAACACCGGCGGTTTATCTACCGATAGCTACATCGACTTACAACCACTGCAAACAGAGGGCACATCCTACAGCAAAACACAAATTTCGATTCCGTTCGGAGGTGGTGTTCGCTACAAGCTGAACAAAAGCTTTGATATTGGTCTGGAAATCGGTTGGCGCAAGACCTTTACCGACTACTTAGATGACGTGAGCGGTAACTACATTGAGCGTAGTCGCTTAGTTACTCCAGCTGCCCAATACTTCGGGCATGACAATGTTCGTAATACGACTGACTTCACGAATTTCAACGAGCCTGGACAAATGCGTGGCAAAGGCAATGAGAAGGATTGGTACATCGTTACAGGCTTAACGCTTAACTATATCCTTGCTCCACGCGTTAAGAGCCCGAAATTCCGCTAG
- a CDS encoding NAD kinase, translating to MRIAILGKPFSEAAQPFVQALLEDLVARQTEVLIAESFRTYLDNSLRLPEGIGSFRRGDSLRGVQFVFSIGGDGTLLDTVTYVGNLQIPILGINAGRLGFLATVTPAHLSQAIDSLFKGHFVIEERSLIRVDTDPDVFGDVNFGLNEFSILKRDTSSMIVVHTYIDGEYLNSYWADGLIVSTPTGSTGYSLSCGGPVMLPQTNNFIIAPVCPHNLNVRPLIVSDRSVISFEIEGRSNNFLLSLDSRSVPVDAGVQIAVRRETFTARLVKLNHVNFLSTLRSKLNWGLDRRNPAGIPL from the coding sequence ATGAGAATAGCTATCCTGGGTAAGCCTTTCAGCGAAGCTGCGCAACCCTTCGTACAGGCGCTTCTCGAAGATTTAGTAGCACGCCAAACCGAGGTGCTCATTGCGGAGTCTTTCCGAACTTACCTCGATAATAGCCTCCGCTTACCGGAGGGGATTGGTAGCTTTCGTCGCGGCGACTCGCTGCGCGGGGTGCAGTTTGTGTTTAGCATCGGGGGCGATGGCACTTTGCTAGACACGGTCACTTACGTAGGTAATCTACAGATACCGATCCTGGGCATTAATGCTGGCCGCCTAGGTTTTCTGGCTACTGTTACTCCTGCGCATCTATCGCAAGCGATAGATAGCTTGTTCAAAGGGCATTTCGTGATTGAGGAGAGAAGCCTGATTCGGGTTGATACTGACCCCGATGTATTCGGTGACGTCAACTTCGGACTGAACGAATTCTCTATCTTGAAGCGCGATACCTCATCGATGATCGTGGTGCATACCTACATCGATGGGGAATATTTAAATTCTTATTGGGCTGATGGTCTGATTGTATCAACGCCGACCGGCTCTACTGGCTACTCCTTGAGCTGCGGCGGACCTGTGATGTTGCCACAAACCAACAATTTTATCATTGCGCCCGTATGCCCGCACAACTTGAACGTTCGGCCGCTTATTGTTTCTGATCGTAGTGTTATTTCCTTCGAAATAGAAGGGCGTAGTAACAATTTTCTACTGTCGCTAGATTCCCGATCAGTACCGGTAGATGCTGGCGTACAAATTGCAGTTCGGCGAGAGACCTTTACGGCTCGGCTCGTAAAGCTCAACCATGTTAACTTTTTAAGCACCTTACGAAGCAAGCTGAACTGGGGGTTAGATCGTCGGAATCCGGCTGGTATACCCCTTTGA
- a CDS encoding BamA/TamA family outer membrane protein, whose protein sequence is MRVATVLFVGNQKTKERILRAELDFQEGDTITAQKLGRRLEENRRRIFNLQLFHSVAVQTVCRDGDITVVFGVQERWYTFPIPIFSLADRNFRSWLDRPDRWKRVDYGVHLVRRNFRGRNEQVIGNVQLGFNRKYELFYEAPGYGRRRRIGFGAGASYYRSHALDYATIRDRLVNLRQEEGFPIERQYVTAGLRWRRTVQHLSAFDVSYHHERISDSVQQRNPAYFLGRTRREYLDFSLATTLNQRNTFAYPLTGRFVQLGLVQRVFLTPGSSPITTARARYVQYVDLGHQFYYNIGLQGQIRFSRRVAYADNRAFGYDALVRGYDAYVIDGRHYALLQQSVSYQLFDAARIRLGGIQNPKVNTIPLVLYANLFTDAGYVGAPTPWPNNRLPNQVLASAGVGLHLVTYYDRVLTVEYTRNARGQGGFFFRSEFPI, encoded by the coding sequence ATGCGGGTCGCTACGGTGTTATTCGTCGGGAACCAAAAAACGAAAGAACGAATTCTGCGCGCCGAGCTTGATTTCCAGGAAGGTGATACCATTACAGCCCAAAAGCTAGGTCGTAGGCTAGAGGAAAACCGCCGGCGTATTTTCAACTTGCAGCTCTTTCACTCCGTAGCCGTGCAGACTGTGTGCCGCGACGGGGATATTACGGTGGTGTTCGGCGTACAGGAGCGCTGGTACACGTTTCCCATCCCGATCTTTTCACTCGCCGACCGCAATTTTCGTTCATGGCTTGATCGTCCTGATCGATGGAAGCGAGTAGATTATGGTGTGCACTTAGTGCGACGCAACTTTCGCGGGCGAAACGAACAAGTCATCGGCAATGTTCAGCTAGGCTTCAACCGCAAGTACGAGCTGTTCTATGAAGCGCCTGGGTACGGTCGGCGCCGACGTATTGGCTTTGGTGCGGGCGCTTCCTACTACCGCAGTCATGCCCTCGACTACGCGACTATCCGCGACCGGCTTGTCAACCTCCGGCAAGAGGAGGGCTTCCCCATTGAACGACAATATGTGACTGCCGGCTTGCGGTGGCGCCGCACCGTGCAGCATCTATCCGCTTTCGACGTGTCGTACCACCACGAACGAATCTCAGATTCAGTTCAGCAGCGTAACCCTGCTTACTTCTTGGGGCGAACCCGCCGGGAATATTTAGACTTTAGTCTGGCAACCACACTTAACCAGCGGAATACATTTGCTTATCCGCTTACCGGGCGTTTTGTACAGCTAGGTCTCGTGCAGCGCGTGTTTCTAACGCCGGGAAGTTCGCCTATCACGACGGCACGTGCGCGTTATGTGCAGTACGTGGACCTAGGTCATCAGTTTTACTACAACATTGGTTTACAAGGGCAGATACGGTTTAGCCGACGAGTAGCCTATGCCGATAACCGCGCCTTTGGCTATGATGCTTTAGTGCGCGGCTATGATGCCTATGTGATAGATGGCCGGCACTATGCGCTGTTGCAACAAAGTGTTTCGTATCAGCTGTTTGATGCGGCCCGTATTCGGCTGGGTGGTATCCAAAACCCAAAAGTCAACACCATTCCGCTGGTGCTCTACGCAAATCTTTTCACCGATGCTGGCTATGTTGGGGCACCTACTCCGTGGCCGAACAATCGTTTGCCAAATCAAGTATTAGCTTCGGCCGGCGTCGGTTTACATTTAGTTACGTACTACGACCGAGTACTGACCGTTGAGTACACGCGTAATGCGCGTGGCCAAGGCGGTTTCTTCTTTCGTTCGGAGTTTCCTATCTGA
- a CDS encoding CBS domain-containing protein encodes MIAEDLLNQMIPPLKVSDSVGKAARWLEEFHVGQLPVINNREYRGLITEADLLDHANPEELLTAVPIGYANLHVQYNQHFYSVMELAIQNKVQLIPVLSEEREYLGVVSVGDTVAAFGQMPIAVGQGGILVLSMDERDYSLTQISRYVEENNAKILSAHVAQDEQNPYKIRLTLKLNTPSLTRIIATLERFGYIITAQFNGASEATEDEQSRFDALLKYLSL; translated from the coding sequence ATGATTGCCGAAGACTTGCTTAATCAAATGATTCCGCCGCTCAAGGTGTCGGACTCGGTCGGCAAAGCGGCCCGGTGGCTCGAAGAGTTTCACGTTGGCCAATTGCCTGTCATCAATAACCGCGAATACCGCGGCCTGATTACCGAGGCCGATTTGCTCGATCACGCTAATCCGGAAGAACTGCTGACCGCTGTTCCGATTGGTTACGCAAACCTGCACGTGCAGTACAACCAACACTTCTACAGCGTTATGGAGCTAGCTATTCAGAATAAAGTGCAGTTGATACCTGTGCTCAGCGAAGAGCGCGAGTACCTAGGTGTCGTATCTGTTGGTGACACAGTAGCTGCTTTCGGCCAAATGCCCATTGCGGTAGGACAAGGTGGTATCCTAGTGCTGTCGATGGACGAGCGCGACTATTCGCTGACGCAGATTAGTCGTTACGTGGAGGAAAATAACGCCAAGATCTTGAGTGCCCACGTGGCACAGGATGAGCAAAATCCATATAAGATTCGCCTTACTTTAAAGCTCAATACACCGAGTCTTACGCGTATTATTGCCACCCTAGAGCGCTTTGGCTATATCATAACGGCGCAGTTCAATGGAGCCAGCGAAGCAACTGAAGACGAACAATCTCGCTTCGATGCCCTATTGAAGTACTTGAGCCTATAA
- a CDS encoding alpha/beta fold hydrolase, with the protein MEFQIKERGEFQYIDEGQGEILLLLHGLFGALSNWEEVIATFSPEYRVIIPLLPIYEMPLTKAGVPGLVSYVASFVKELRIDEPLTLLGNSLGGHVALEYALRYPTQVQRLVLTGSSGLFEDSMGGSFPKRGNYSFVQERVAYTFYDPSVATKELVDEVFSVTNSNAKCLRIISIARSAQRHNLSKDLGRITAPTLLVWGLNDTITPPLVAHEFNRLIVNSELHFLDHCGHAPMMERPHEFNALLDRFLRRTITQIVASR; encoded by the coding sequence ATGGAATTTCAGATCAAGGAACGCGGCGAATTTCAGTACATCGATGAGGGACAGGGAGAGATCCTACTGCTCCTGCACGGCCTGTTTGGCGCCCTAAGCAACTGGGAAGAAGTTATTGCGACATTCAGTCCCGAATACCGTGTTATCATTCCGCTGCTTCCTATTTATGAGATGCCCCTCACCAAAGCCGGGGTACCAGGTTTGGTCTCTTATGTGGCAAGCTTTGTTAAAGAACTAAGAATTGATGAGCCACTGACCCTATTGGGAAACTCGCTTGGGGGCCATGTGGCGCTAGAGTATGCGTTGCGTTACCCCACGCAAGTGCAGCGCTTGGTACTCACAGGCAGCAGCGGCTTGTTTGAAGACTCTATGGGCGGCTCCTTCCCGAAGCGAGGCAACTATAGCTTCGTACAGGAGCGCGTAGCTTATACTTTCTACGACCCTTCAGTTGCCACTAAAGAATTGGTCGACGAAGTATTTAGTGTAACAAACTCCAACGCGAAGTGTCTGCGCATCATTAGTATTGCGCGCTCGGCTCAGCGCCATAACCTCAGCAAGGACCTGGGTCGGATCACGGCGCCTACGTTGCTGGTATGGGGGTTGAATGATACGATTACGCCGCCCTTGGTAGCGCACGAATTCAACCGGTTAATCGTTAATTCGGAGCTACACTTCCTCGATCATTGTGGCCATGCGCCCATGATGGAGCGTCCGCATGAATTTAATGCCCTGTTGGACAGGTTTTTGCGGCGCACTATAACGCAGATAGTCGCAAGTCGGTAA
- a CDS encoding aminodeoxychorismate/anthranilate synthase component II, with product MHILLLDNFDSFTYNLLDYLQQAGVTVDVRRNNVPVEELEEQHFDGIVLSPGPGVPGQAGCMMRVIAQYHQRVPMLGVCLGHQAVGQFFGASVVRAARPMHGKVSEMRCVVDDPLFTNLPRQLTVTRYHSLTLNNLPSALLPLAYTNDEHNELMALRHRTLPLYGVQFHPEALLTTEGLSLLRNWVNYCIIAKDAREASIHPTLSV from the coding sequence GTGCATATCCTACTGCTGGATAATTTTGACTCCTTCACGTACAACCTGCTCGATTACCTTCAGCAAGCAGGCGTTACGGTTGATGTACGTCGGAATAACGTGCCGGTAGAGGAGCTAGAGGAGCAGCACTTCGATGGGATTGTGCTGTCGCCAGGTCCTGGAGTGCCGGGCCAAGCAGGTTGTATGATGCGCGTCATTGCGCAGTATCACCAACGAGTGCCTATGCTAGGGGTGTGCCTAGGTCATCAAGCAGTAGGGCAGTTTTTTGGTGCAAGCGTAGTGCGTGCCGCCCGACCCATGCACGGAAAGGTATCGGAAATGCGTTGTGTAGTGGATGACCCCTTATTTACCAATTTGCCCCGGCAACTCACCGTCACTCGGTATCATTCACTTACACTCAATAACTTGCCCTCGGCGCTATTACCGCTGGCTTATACTAACGATGAACACAATGAACTCATGGCGTTGCGGCATCGTACGCTACCACTCTACGGGGTGCAATTTCATCCAGAAGCCTTGCTTACGACCGAAGGACTATCACTACTTCGGAATTGGGTTAACTATTGTATCATTGCAAAGGATGCTCGGGAGGCATCGATCCACCCCACGCTCTCTGTATAG
- a CDS encoding CvpA family protein: MSGFDILLLLLLAVGAVKGFRRGLVIELASLLAFVLGVIGGLALLNDAVPFVRNYIGEAFGFLPLVSFILVFVLIGWGVHLLGGAIKTAIHLTPLGMLDNLLGGLLGGIKWLLGMSLLLYGIGLAGLPLISPKLAAESHVLPVVKQATPVALQLVSIVMPFAGTLLTQLRSVF; encoded by the coding sequence ATGTCCGGCTTCGATATTTTACTGCTGCTGCTGCTGGCTGTCGGTGCCGTTAAAGGCTTTCGCCGCGGCTTAGTTATCGAACTGGCTTCGTTGCTGGCCTTTGTGCTAGGTGTGATAGGCGGTTTGGCACTACTCAACGATGCCGTACCCTTCGTGCGCAACTACATTGGCGAAGCCTTTGGGTTTTTGCCTCTCGTGTCGTTTATCCTCGTCTTTGTGCTAATCGGCTGGGGTGTGCATCTGCTAGGTGGGGCCATCAAAACAGCTATCCATCTTACGCCGCTCGGTATGCTCGACAACTTGTTGGGGGGCCTATTAGGCGGAATCAAATGGCTGCTCGGGATGAGCTTGCTGCTCTACGGAATCGGGTTGGCAGGCTTGCCGCTGATTTCCCCCAAGTTAGCCGCCGAGTCACACGTGCTGCCGGTGGTCAAGCAAGCCACACCCGTAGCCCTACAGTTGGTGAGCATCGTGATGCCGTTTGCTGGTACGCTCCTGACCCAACTACGATCTGTGTTTTAA
- a CDS encoding GatB/YqeY domain-containing protein has translation MALKETIDADIKKAMLAKDKVRLQALRSIKSQILLAETAEGAHGAALTSDAETKLLTKAAKQRREAAETYQKQFRSDLEEVELAELAVIEEYLPKQLSEADLVEKLVGIIQRVGATGPSDLGKVMGVAARELAGQADGRMISQVVGNLLNNTNV, from the coding sequence ATGGCTCTGAAAGAAACCATCGACGCAGATATCAAAAAAGCAATGCTCGCCAAAGACAAAGTTCGGCTTCAGGCTTTGCGCAGTATTAAGTCCCAGATTCTGCTAGCCGAAACGGCCGAAGGCGCCCACGGCGCAGCCCTCACCTCTGATGCCGAAACAAAGCTCCTGACCAAAGCAGCCAAGCAGCGTCGCGAAGCCGCCGAAACGTATCAGAAGCAGTTTCGCTCCGACCTCGAAGAAGTAGAACTGGCTGAGCTAGCCGTTATCGAAGAATACCTGCCCAAGCAGCTTTCCGAAGCTGATTTGGTGGAAAAGCTCGTCGGCATCATCCAGCGCGTAGGTGCCACTGGCCCTTCCGATCTAGGTAAGGTCATGGGCGTTGCCGCTCGCGAACTAGCAGGCCAAGCGGATGGACGTATGATTTCGCAGGTAGTAGGCAATTTGCTGAACAACACGAACGTGTAA
- a CDS encoding pyridoxine 5'-phosphate synthase: protein MTKLSVNINKIATLRNARGHNRPDLLQAARDCERFGAEGITVHPRPDERHIRYQDVRDLKNIVTTELNIEGNPTPDFLDLVREVKPEQVTLVPDAPDAITSNAGWDTITHQMYLLGIVTELKALGCRVSIFLDPDLAMVKAAVGTGTDRIELYTEAYAQQYKADPAAAIAPYRAAAELAQQLGMGVNAGHDLDLDNLAYLHQNLPALAEVSIGHALICDALYLGLENTIQLYRRQLASTT, encoded by the coding sequence ATGACAAAGCTAAGCGTAAACATAAATAAAATAGCCACGCTGCGGAATGCACGCGGGCACAACCGCCCTGATCTGCTCCAAGCCGCCCGCGATTGTGAGCGATTCGGGGCCGAAGGAATTACCGTGCATCCTCGCCCTGACGAGCGCCATATTCGCTACCAGGATGTGCGCGATTTGAAAAACATTGTGACCACAGAGCTGAACATCGAAGGCAACCCGACCCCCGATTTCCTGGATCTGGTGCGCGAAGTGAAGCCGGAACAGGTGACACTCGTCCCCGATGCGCCCGACGCTATTACCTCGAATGCCGGCTGGGATACGATAACGCACCAGATGTACCTACTGGGCATCGTGACCGAATTGAAGGCCTTAGGCTGCCGCGTATCCATTTTCCTCGACCCGGACCTAGCCATGGTAAAAGCGGCCGTGGGCACAGGTACCGACCGCATCGAGCTATACACGGAAGCCTACGCCCAACAGTACAAGGCTGATCCAGCCGCGGCTATTGCACCATATCGTGCGGCCGCCGAGTTAGCCCAACAGCTAGGTATGGGGGTGAATGCTGGGCACGACCTTGATCTGGATAACCTAGCTTATCTACACCAAAACTTACCAGCCCTGGCGGAAGTAAGCATTGGACATGCACTGATTTGCGATGCGCTATACCTAGGCTTGGAAAACACCATTCAGCTGTACCGGCGACAGCTTGCATCTACCACTTAG
- the mnmH gene encoding tRNA 2-selenouridine(34) synthase MnmH, with amino-acid sequence MPRLPLSDFLQVSADAPILDARAPVEYAQGHIPGAVSFPLFSDEERARIGTTYKQVSQEKAVLVGLDFFGPKMSRMVKQAQKIAPNKEVRLHCWRGGMRSGAVQWLLELAGFRVHLLDKGYKDYRRWTLAQFAQPRPLLVLGGLTGSGKTDVLHELAKQHEAVIDLEGLANHKGSSFGSIGLPPQPTPEQFENDLALLLSQLPSDTVPWVEDESLTIGGIGIPKPFFEQMRHAPLLVLDIPQEVRIRKLAAEYGREDPAQLAEAIRRIGKRLGGLATKEALLAIESGDMEKMVAIALGYYDKTYSYGLASKQNVRVVRVTSDTCDAVENAGRVLAVALQEGLQLLARQTTVGLTSPAPSPKEASDNTPWSQ; translated from the coding sequence ATGCCTCGTCTTCCCCTTTCCGACTTTCTGCAGGTTTCCGCCGACGCTCCTATTCTCGATGCGCGCGCGCCTGTGGAGTATGCGCAGGGGCATATTCCGGGTGCCGTAAGTTTTCCGTTATTCTCTGATGAGGAGCGTGCCCGCATTGGCACCACCTACAAACAGGTGAGTCAGGAAAAAGCCGTGCTGGTGGGGCTCGACTTTTTTGGGCCAAAAATGAGCCGCATGGTGAAGCAAGCGCAGAAAATCGCGCCCAATAAGGAAGTGCGGCTGCACTGCTGGCGGGGTGGTATGCGCAGCGGAGCCGTACAATGGCTGCTGGAGCTAGCTGGATTTCGGGTCCACTTGCTCGACAAAGGCTATAAAGACTACCGGCGCTGGACCTTGGCACAGTTTGCACAGCCTCGCCCCCTGCTGGTGCTAGGTGGTCTTACCGGCTCTGGCAAAACGGATGTGTTACACGAGCTAGCGAAGCAACATGAGGCCGTCATTGATTTGGAAGGATTAGCCAACCACAAGGGTTCTTCCTTTGGGTCAATAGGGCTGCCGCCGCAACCAACACCCGAGCAGTTTGAGAATGATCTAGCGTTGCTTCTCAGCCAACTTCCATCCGACACCGTGCCTTGGGTGGAAGATGAAAGCCTCACTATTGGTGGCATTGGTATTCCGAAGCCTTTTTTTGAGCAAATGCGCCATGCGCCGCTGCTCGTGTTAGATATTCCGCAAGAAGTACGTATTCGCAAGCTAGCTGCTGAGTATGGCCGCGAAGATCCGGCGCAGCTCGCAGAGGCTATCCGGCGCATCGGCAAGCGGCTGGGCGGCTTGGCAACGAAGGAAGCGCTATTGGCTATTGAATCTGGCGACATGGAAAAGATGGTAGCCATTGCGCTGGGCTACTACGACAAGACCTACAGCTATGGGCTTGCGAGCAAGCAAAATGTGCGGGTGGTGCGCGTTACATCGGACACTTGCGACGCGGTAGAAAATGCAGGTCGTGTGCTGGCTGTGGCCCTGCAGGAAGGCTTGCAGTTGCTAGCTAGGCAGACAACTGTTGGGCTAACTTCACCCGCACCTAGCCCCAAAGAAGCGTCGGATAACACCCCTTGGAGCCAATAG
- the selD gene encoding selenide, water dikinase SelD codes for MTDTIRLTQYSHGAGCGCKIAPKVLDQILHTSLPQPHDDKLLVGNSSRDDAAVYDIGGGQALISTTDFFMPIVDDAYDFGRIASANAISDVYAMGGRPVMAIAVLGWPVDKLAPEVARRVIEGSRSICQEAGIPLAGGHSIDSPEPIFGLAVTGMLDIKNLKQNDTATAGCELYLTKPLGVGMLTTAQKRGILRPEHEAIAPHQMMQLNKIGYDLGLLEAVKAMTDVTGFGLLGHLSEVCEGSNLTAEVNFHQVPLLAEAEEYRQQKSIPGGTVRNWDSYGHKIGPITDEQQQWLCDPQTSGGLLVCVAPEGHAAVQAVFEKYGLALQPFGHLRAHQANEPWILVH; via the coding sequence ATTACCGATACCATTCGCCTTACTCAGTATAGCCACGGTGCTGGTTGCGGCTGCAAGATTGCGCCGAAGGTTCTCGACCAGATTCTGCACACAAGCCTGCCTCAGCCTCACGACGACAAATTGCTAGTAGGTAACAGCAGCCGCGACGATGCCGCCGTGTACGACATTGGCGGTGGTCAGGCGCTCATCAGCACCACCGATTTCTTCATGCCCATCGTGGATGATGCCTATGACTTTGGTCGTATTGCCTCAGCGAATGCCATCAGCGATGTGTATGCCATGGGCGGGCGGCCAGTTATGGCTATTGCAGTGCTTGGTTGGCCCGTAGACAAGCTAGCCCCCGAAGTAGCCCGTCGCGTGATTGAAGGCAGCCGCAGTATTTGCCAAGAAGCCGGCATTCCGCTGGCCGGCGGTCATAGCATCGATTCGCCGGAGCCCATCTTTGGCCTTGCTGTTACAGGCATGCTCGATATCAAGAATCTGAAGCAGAACGACACGGCCACCGCTGGCTGTGAGCTTTACCTTACAAAGCCTCTAGGCGTGGGCATGCTGACGACGGCTCAAAAGCGCGGCATTCTGCGACCCGAGCACGAAGCTATTGCGCCACACCAAATGATGCAGCTGAATAAAATCGGCTATGACCTAGGTCTATTGGAAGCGGTAAAGGCCATGACGGATGTTACTGGGTTTGGCCTGCTAGGTCACTTATCAGAAGTGTGCGAGGGCAGCAACTTAACGGCAGAAGTTAACTTCCACCAAGTTCCACTATTGGCTGAGGCCGAGGAATACCGTCAGCAGAAGTCTATTCCGGGCGGCACGGTGCGCAACTGGGACAGCTATGGCCACAAGATCGGGCCCATCACCGATGAGCAGCAGCAATGGCTCTGCGACCCCCAAACCAGTGGTGGCTTACTCGTGTGCGTAGCTCCCGAAGGCCATGCCGCGGTGCAAGCAGTGTTCGAGAAGTATGGTTTGGCTCTGCAGCCCTTCGGCCACTTGCGTGCGCACCAAGCCAATGAGCCTTGGATCTTGGTACACTAG